A genome region from Sphingomonas sp. BGYR3 includes the following:
- a CDS encoding TIGR02391 family protein codes for MVQRLARRIPDGQDVLELEPEELAGVILRALVEDGGDVHLHNFINGLRQMSEIYPRQLTQQLEEAIAEAWSWMEAQSLIASKGDSWQFVTRRGRAVASQVAFADFRKACLLPRELLHGSLAASAWRNFIRGNYDTAVFEAFKGVEEAVRQAGGFTARDIGTDLMRQAFHPDTGPLTDMSLVPAERQALSALFSGAIGSYKNPVSHRTVALEDAAEAGEMLILASHLLRIVEARTVMRNSEAGRGS; via the coding sequence GTGGTTCAACGGCTCGCGCGTCGAATTCCGGATGGTCAGGACGTGTTGGAACTCGAGCCTGAAGAACTAGCGGGAGTGATTCTACGGGCGCTCGTCGAGGATGGGGGTGATGTCCATCTCCATAACTTCATCAACGGCCTCCGGCAGATGAGCGAGATTTACCCGAGACAGCTGACGCAACAGCTTGAAGAGGCCATCGCGGAGGCGTGGAGCTGGATGGAGGCGCAGAGCCTCATCGCGTCCAAGGGCGATAGCTGGCAGTTTGTCACCCGACGGGGAAGGGCAGTCGCAAGCCAGGTCGCGTTTGCCGATTTTCGCAAAGCCTGTTTGCTACCGCGCGAATTGCTTCACGGTTCTCTGGCCGCAAGCGCTTGGCGCAATTTTATCCGAGGCAACTACGATACCGCAGTGTTTGAGGCATTCAAAGGCGTGGAAGAGGCTGTGCGACAAGCGGGCGGTTTCACTGCACGTGATATTGGCACGGACCTCATGCGGCAGGCATTTCATCCGGACACGGGGCCCCTGACCGATATGTCTCTAGTTCCCGCAGAACGGCAGGCGTTATCCGCCCTCTTTTCGGGGGCGATCGGATCATACAAGAATCCGGTCAGTCACCGGACCGTCGCGCTCGAAGACGCGGCGGAGGCAGGTGAGATGCTAATCCTCGCCAGCCACTTGCTGCGCATCGTTGAAGCAAGAACCGTGATGCGAAATAGCGAGGCGGGACGTGGAAGCTAG